The Plectropomus leopardus isolate mb chromosome 7, YSFRI_Pleo_2.0, whole genome shotgun sequence genome window below encodes:
- the LOC121945915 gene encoding LOW QUALITY PROTEIN: thrombospondin-3a-like (The sequence of the model RefSeq protein was modified relative to this genomic sequence to represent the inferred CDS: deleted 4 bases in 2 codons): MGWSVPVLLSVLWVGLTAGVPDGPDVQVIDVLSLQDPKQSVAAVEKLSGGLSALSDFYVVSTLRLPSKLGGVLMGLYSKQDNRKYLEVAIMGKINKVLVRYVRADGKVHTVNLQNAHLADGRAHSIILRLGGLQRSNMNMELYVNCRLADSSQGLPSLVPLPREADMVEIRHGQKAYARLQGAVESLRLALGGTVAKAGALTDCPFQGDSSAYNSVNGDVNSILGDHTKALIGQLIIFNQILGELRQDIREQVKEMSLIRNTILECQVCGFHEPRSRCSPNPCYRGVSCMESLHYPGYTCGPCPPGTTGNGTHCHDIDECELQPCFSPEACVNTVGGFTCKPCPPGLWGAPLAGTGLDYAKTHRQECADIDECLDLPDVCVSNSVCINVVGSYKCGGCKPGFLGNQTSGCFPRKSCAALTFNPCDSNAHCTMERNGEVACRCNVGWAGNGNTCGPDTDIDGYPDRSLPCMDNDKHCKQDNCVSTPNSGQEDADNDGIGDQCDEDADGDGIKNVEDNCRLVPNKDQQNSDSDSFGDACDNCPNVPNSDQKDTDNNGQGDACDQDIDGDGIPNVLDNCPKVPNPMQTDRDRDGVGDACDSCPELSNPMQTDIDNDLVGDVCDTNQDTDGDGLQDSRDNCPDIPNSSQLDSDNDGLGDDCDHDDDNDGILDDYDNCRLIVNPYQKDSDANGVGDVCENDFDNDAVIDLMDVCPESAEVTLTDFRAYQTVILDPEGDAQIDPTWVVLNQGMEIVQTMNSDPGLAVGYTAFNGVDFEGTFHVNTITDDDYAGFIFGYQDSSSFYVVMWKQTEQQYWQSIPFKATAQPALQLKAVKSRTGPGEFLRNALWHTGDTPGEVKLLWKDPRNLGWKDKTSYRWQLSHRPQVGYIRIKLFEGMDMVADSGVVIDTTMRGGRLGVFCFSQENIIWSNLRYRCNDTVPEDFQTHRKQVLMHIQV, from the exons ATGGGTTGGAGTGTCCCGGTTCTGCTGTCGGTCCTCTGGGTTGGACTCACGGCGGGAGTACCGGACGGACCGGACGTTCAAG TGATTGATGTGTTGAGCCTTCAGGACCCGAAGCAGAGCGTGGCGGCGGTGGAGAAGCTGTCTGGCGGTCTGAGCGCGCTCAGTGACTTCTACGTGGTGTCCACTTTACGGCTGCCGTCGAAGTTGGGCGGCGTCCTGATGGGTCTCTACAGCAAACAGGACAACAGGAAGTACCTGGAGGTCGCCATCATGGGGAAGATCAACAAAG TCCTGGTGCGTTACGTGCGAGCTGACGGGAAGGTCCACACCGTCAACCTGCAGAACGCTCACCTGGCGGACGGGCGCGCTCACTCCATCATCCTGAGGCTCGGCGGTCTTCAGCGGAGCAACATGAACATGGAGCTCTACGTCAACTGCCGACTGGCCGACTCCAGCCAGGGTCTGCCCTCGCTGGTCCCGCTGCCCAGAGAGGCGGACATGGTGGAGATCAGGCACGGACAGAAGGCCTACGCCCGACTGCAG ggtgcAGTGGAGTCCCTCAGACTGGCTCTAGGGGGCACTGTTGCTAAAGCTGGTGCTCTGACGGACTGTCCTTTCCAGGGAGACTCTTCAGCCTACAACTCAG tGAACGGGGACGTGAACTCCATCCTGG GTGATCACACCAaggctctgattggtcagctcaTCATCTTCAACCAGATCCTGGGAGAGCTGAGACAGGACATCAGAGAGCAG GTGAAAGAGATGTCCCTGATCAGAAACACCATCCTGGAGTGTCAGGTTTGTG GTTTCCACGAGCCTCGCTCGCGCTGCTCTCCAAACCCCTGCTACAGGGGCGTGTCCTGCATGGAGAGTCTGCACTACCCCGGATACACCTGTGGACCCTGCCCACCTGGAACCACTGGCAACGGGACGCACTGCCACGACATCGACGAG TGTGAGCTGCAGCCTTGTTTCTCTCCTGAAGCTTGTGTCAACACTGTGGGCGGGTTCACCTGTAAACCGTGT CCTCCTGGACTGTGGGGGGCGCCGCTCGCTGGAACTGGACTGGACTACgccaagacacacagacag GAGTGCGCAGACATTGACGAGTGTTTGGACCTCCCAGACGTCTGTGTGTCTAACTCTGTGTGCATCAACGTTGTG GGCTCTTATAAGTGCGGAGGCTGTAAACCTGGTTTCCTTGGTAACCAGACGTCGGGTTGCTTCCCCAGGAAGTCGTGTGCCGCGTTGACCTTTAACCCCTGCGACTCCAACGCCCACTGCACCATGGAGAGGAACGGA GAGGTCGCCTGCAGG TGTAATGTGGGCTGGGCCGGTAACGGTAACACCTGTGGACCGGACACAGACATCGACGGGTATCCTGACCGCTCTCTGCCCTGCATGGACAACGacaaacactgcaaacag GACAACTGTGTGTCCACACCAAACTCTGGTCAGGAGGACGCCGACAACGACGGAATCGGAGATCAGTGTGACGAGGACGCAGATGGAGACGGTATCAAAAACGTGGAG GATAACTGCCGGTTGGTCCCTAACAAAGACCAGCAGAACTCGGACAGCGACTCGTTCGGAGATGCCTGTGATAACTGTCCCAACGTCCCCAACAGCGACCAGAAAGACACGGACAACAACGGACAGGGAGACGCCTGCGACCAGGACATCGACGGGGACG GTATCCCAAATGTTCTGGACAACTGTCCAAAGGTACCGAACCcaatgcagacagacagagacagagacggagtaGGAGACGCGTGTGACAGCTGTCCAGAACTCAGCAACCCCATGCag acgGACATCGACAACGACCTGGTGGGAGACGTCTGTGACACCAACCAGGACAC GGACGGAGACGGTCTCCAGGACAGCAGAGACAACTGTCCAGACATCCCCAACAGCTCCCAGCTGGACTCCGATAACGACGGCCTCGGAGACGACTGCGACCACGATGACGACAACGACGGCATCCTCGACGACTACGACAACTGCCGACTCATCGTCAACCCCTACCAGAAAGACTCCGACG CGAACGGCGTTGGGGACGTCTGTGAGAACGACTTTGACAATGACGCGGTGATAGATTTGATGGACGTGTGTCCGGAGAGCGCTGAGGTCACTCTGACGGACTTCAGAGCCTATCAGACGGTCATCCTGGACCCAGAGGGCGACGCCCAGATCGACCCCACCTGGGTGGTCCTTAATCAG GGTATGGAGATAGTCCAGACGATGAACAGTGACCCCGGTTTAGCTGTGG GCTACACGGCGTTTAATGGCGTCGACTTCGAGGGAACGTTTCACGTCAACACGATAACCGACGATGACTACGCCGGCTTCATCTTCGGGTACCAGGATTCTTCGAGTTTCTACGTGGTGATGTGgaaacagacagagcagcagtacTGGCAGTCGATCCCATTCAAAGCCACGGCCCAGCCGGCACTGCAGCTCAAG GCGGTGAAGTCTCGGACCGGACCAGGGGAGTTCCTGAGGAACGCCCTGTGGCACACAGGAGACACACCTGGAGAGGTGAAGCTGCTCTGGAAGGATCCACGAAACTTAGGCTGGAAGGACAAAACCTCGTACCGCTGGCAGCTCAGCCACCGGCCGCAGGTGGGCTACATCAG